One Bradysia coprophila strain Holo2 chromosome IV unlocalized genomic scaffold, BU_Bcop_v1 contig_144, whole genome shotgun sequence DNA window includes the following coding sequences:
- the LOC119071115 gene encoding alpha-amylase A-like: MKSLFVLLLVFAGALAQFNPYFAAGRNGIVHLFEWRWDDIAAECERFLAPNGFAGVQVSPVNENIIVNNRPWWERYQPISYQLTTRSGNEAQFRSMVTRCNNAGVRVYVDVILNHMSADSANPIGTGGNRADPAARSFPAVPYSVTDFNTPCSIVDYSDRYQVRNCELVGLRDLNQAVPWVRDRLVEFLDRLVEIGVAGFRVDAAKHMWPGDLDIIYRRVRNLNTAQHFPANARPFITQEVIDLGGEGISATEYTPMGTVTEFKYSAEIGRVFRGYDQLQHLHNWGTGWGFLPSHQALVFVDNHDNQRGHGGGGANVLTYKQAKQYKMATAFKLAHPFGIKRLMSSFAFTNGDQGPPQDANGNLIPPSILADGTCGNGWVCEHRWRQIYQMVQFSNIVGTVALSNWWSNNNNQIAFARSGRGFIVFNNQAETLNANLQTSLSAGRYCDIISGRNNNGVCTGIAIDVAAGGTAQFTLAGSAYDGVIAIHVGAQSRI, translated from the exons ATGAAAAGTTTATTCGTACTTTTGCTAGTATTTGCGGGAGCTTTAGCTCAATTCAACCCATATTTCGCCGCAGGAAGGAATGGCATTGTCCATTTATTCGAATGGCGATGGGATGATATTGCTGCAG AATGTGAACGATTTTTGGCACCAAATGGTTTTGCTGGAGTGCAGGTATCACCAGTGAACGAAAACATAATAGTGAACAATCGTCCATGGTGGGAAAGATATCAG CCAATTTCGTACCAACTTACTACTCGATCCGGCAATGAGGCTCAATTTAGAAGTATGGTTACACGTTGTAACAATGCGGGCGTTAGAGTTTATGTCGACGTTATTTTGAATCATATGTCTGCTGACAGTGCCAATCCAATAGGAACTGGAGGAAATAG AGCCGATCCAGCAGCTAGAAGCTTCCCTGCTGTTCCATATTCAGTTACCGATTTCAATACTCCGTGCAGCATTGTCGATTATTCAGATCGTTACCAAGTGCGCAACTGTGAATTGGTTGGCCTACGCGATTTAAATCAAGCTGTACCGTGGGTACGTGATCGTCTTGTTGAATTTTTGGATAGATTGGTTGAAATTGGTGTAGCTGGCTTCCGCGTTGATGCTGCTAAACACATGTGGCCTGGAGATTTGGAT ATTATTTACCGCAGAGtaagaaatttaaatacgGCTCAACACTTCCCAGCTAATGCTCGTCCGTTTAT tacTCAAGAGGTTATTGATCTTGGTGGTGAAGGTATCTCAGCAACGGAATACACTCCAATGGGCACAG TTACTGAATTCAAATATTCTGCTGAAATCGGAAGGGTGTTCCGTGGATACGATCAACTTCAACATCTCCACAATTGGGGAACTGGTTGGGGATTCTTACCTTCCCATCAAGCTTTAG TTTTCGTCGACAATCATGATAATCAGCGTGGACACGGTGGTGGTGGAGCTAACGTATTAACCTACAAGCAAGcaaaacaatataaaatgGCAACTGCTTTCAAGCTTGCACATCCTTTCGGAATCAAACGATTGATGAGTTCTTTCGCATTCACTAATGGTGATCAGGGACCACCACAAGACGCAAATGGTAATTTGATTCCACCTTCAATTCTTGCTGATGGCACATGTGGCAATGGCTGGGTGTGTGAACATCGTTGGAGACAAATTTACCAGATGGTTCAGTTCAGCAATATTGTAGGAACGGTTGCACTCTCAAACTGGTGgtccaacaacaacaaccagaTTGCGTTTGCTCGGTCCGGTCGCGGTTTTATTGTGTTCAATAATCAGGCCGAGACACTCAACGCCAATCTTCAAACATCACTGTCTGCTGGCAGATATTGCGATATTATATCGGGACGTAATAATAATGGAGTCTGTACTGGTATTGCTATTGATGTTGCCGCTGGCGGAACTGCACAATTCACTCTTGCTGGTTCAGCATATGATGGTGTCATTGCTATTCATGTAGGAGCACAGTCAAGAATTTAA
- the LOC119071111 gene encoding alpha-amylase-like isoform X1 — protein MVSPKEIFSHFKLNFRIMSTILIFKLIIMLPAATLGFPKITHFDLNQLHDRSVIIHLFEWKFSDIGLECERFLGPQGYGAVQLSPANEHLVVQGHPFWERYQPISYIIQTRSGNSDDFQNMSRRCNENGVRIYADVVLNHMAAINPKPIIGSAGSMADPENFSYPSVPYKFNHFNKPCDILDWNNETAMRNCQVTKGSRDLDQTQEYVRNKIVDYMNELIRLGVSGFRIDSAKHMWPSDLEIIFSRLNNLNVDFGFASNSRPFIYHDLKDSGTDTDTMGRWEYTHLGMITEFAVPGELGRAFRGKIKLKYLRNFGPQWNFLPSKCAIAFVEDHELQRGLGMGSGPDILTNKNGKSYKMAIAFLLAHPYGTARLTSSYNFRHVDDGPPSNMFGEIESPITSDKDDRCQHGWVCEHRWNSIANMVRFRNEVYGSSYSNWWDNNGKQVAFSRGEKGFTVWNLDDYDLKENMQTCLPAGTYCDVISGTKNQNKCTGTKVEVNEEGIAHIFLSSDDANGVMAIHTGAVLGKVCLKSSFEKVISMYWKTDCFKYSWLYVEHAVHIPDIK, from the exons atggtTTCTccaaaggaaatattttcgcacTTCAAGTTAAATTTTAGAATCATGAGCacaatattaattttcaagttGATTATTATGCTGCCAGCAGCAACTCTTGGGTTTCCTAAAATTACgcattttgatttaaatcaaTTACATGACCGTAGTGTAATTATCCATTTATTCGAATGGAAATTCAGTGACATTGGACTAGAATGTGAACGATTTTTGGGTCCACAAGGATACGGCGCCGTGCAG CTCTCACCAGCCAACGAACATTTAGTTGTTCAGGGTCATCCTTTTTGGGAACGATACCAACCTATTTCGTACATAATACAAACCAGATCCGGTAATTctgacgattttcaaaatatgaGTCGGCGCTGCAATGAAAATGGAGTCCGCATCTATGCTGACGTTGTTCTAAATCACATGGCTGCAATTAATCCAAAGCCTATAATTGGATCAGCTGGTTCAATGGCAGATCCAGAGAATTTCAGTTATCCCAGTGTCCCATATAAATTCAATCATTTCAATAAGCCCTGCGATATTTTGGACTGGAATAATGAAACAGCCATGAGAAATTGCCAAGTAACTAAGGGATCGAGGGATTTGGATCAGACGCAAGAGTACGTTCGAAATAAGATTGTCGATTACATGAACGAGTTGATTCGCCTTGGAGTTTCTGGATTTCGCATTGATAGTGCAAAACACATGTGGCCATCTGATttagaaataatattttctcgcCTTAACAATTTAAATGTGGATTTTGGTTTTGCCTCCAATTCCAGACCGTTTATCTATCATGACCTAAAAGATTCCGGAACAGACACAGATACAATGGGTCGATGGGAATACACACACTTGGGAATGATAACGGAATTTGCTGTGCCAGGAGAGCTTGGGCGAGCTTTCCGAGGTAAAATCAAGTTAAAATATCTGAGAAATTTTGGTCCACAGTGGAATTTCTTGCCCTCGAAGTGTGCAATCGCTTTTGTAGAGGATCATGAACTGCAAAGAGGACTTGGTATGGGTAGTGGGCCGGATATTTTAACGAATAAAAATGGTAAATCGTATAAAATGGCAATAGCGTTTTTGCTCGCACACCCATATGGAACGGCTCGTCTGACAAGTTCTTACAATTTTCGTCATGTCGATGACGGTCCCCCATCAAATATGTTTGGTGAAATTGAGTCGCCTATCACCAGTGATAAAGACGATAGATGCCAACACGGATGGGTGTGTGAACATCGTTGGAACTCAATAGCAAACATGGTCAGATTTCGTAATGAAGTGTACGGCAGTAGTTACAGTAATTGGTGGGATAATAATGGAAAGCAGGTAGCTTTCAGTCGAGGCGAGAAAGGATTTACTGTTTGGAATCTTGATGACTACGATCTGAAAGAAAACATGCAGACTTGCTTGCCTGCTGGCACTTATTGCGATGTAATTTCTGGtacgaaaaatcaaaacaaatgcACTGGAACCAAGGTAGAAGTAAATGAGGAAGGTATTGCCCATATATTTTTGTCGAGTGATGATGCTAATGGAGTAATGGCAATTCATACCGGCGCTGTATTAGG GAAAGTTTGCTTGAAATCTTCTTTCGAAAAAGTAATTTCAATGTATTGGAAAACGGACTGCTTTAAATATAGTTGGTTGTATGTCGAGCATGCTGTACACATTCCGGACATAAAATAA
- the LOC119071111 gene encoding alpha-amylase-like isoform X2, with product MVSPKEIFSHFKLNFRIMSTILIFKLIIMLPAATLGFPKITHFDLNQLHDRSVIIHLFEWKFSDIGLECERFLGPQGYGAVQLSPANEHLVVQGHPFWERYQPISYIIQTRSGNSDDFQNMSRRCNENGVRIYADVVLNHMAAINPKPIIGSAGSMADPENFSYPSVPYKFNHFNKPCDILDWNNETAMRNCQVTKGSRDLDQTQEYVRNKIVDYMNELIRLGVSGFRIDSAKHMWPSDLEIIFSRLNNLNVDFGFASNSRPFIYHDLKDSGTDTDTMGRWEYTHLGMITEFAVPGELGRAFRGKIKLKYLRNFGPQWNFLPSKCAIAFVEDHELQRGLGMGSGPDILTNKNGKSYKMAIAFLLAHPYGTARLTSSYNFRHVDDGPPSNMFGEIESPITSDKDDRCQHGWVCEHRWNSIANMVRFRNEVYGSSYSNWWDNNGKQVAFSRGEKGFTVWNLDDYDLKENMQTCLPAGTYCDVISGTKNQNKCTGTKVEVNEEGIAHIFLSSDDANGVMAIHTGAVLGLLEIFFRKSNFNVLENGLL from the exons atggtTTCTccaaaggaaatattttcgcacTTCAAGTTAAATTTTAGAATCATGAGCacaatattaattttcaagttGATTATTATGCTGCCAGCAGCAACTCTTGGGTTTCCTAAAATTACgcattttgatttaaatcaaTTACATGACCGTAGTGTAATTATCCATTTATTCGAATGGAAATTCAGTGACATTGGACTAGAATGTGAACGATTTTTGGGTCCACAAGGATACGGCGCCGTGCAG CTCTCACCAGCCAACGAACATTTAGTTGTTCAGGGTCATCCTTTTTGGGAACGATACCAACCTATTTCGTACATAATACAAACCAGATCCGGTAATTctgacgattttcaaaatatgaGTCGGCGCTGCAATGAAAATGGAGTCCGCATCTATGCTGACGTTGTTCTAAATCACATGGCTGCAATTAATCCAAAGCCTATAATTGGATCAGCTGGTTCAATGGCAGATCCAGAGAATTTCAGTTATCCCAGTGTCCCATATAAATTCAATCATTTCAATAAGCCCTGCGATATTTTGGACTGGAATAATGAAACAGCCATGAGAAATTGCCAAGTAACTAAGGGATCGAGGGATTTGGATCAGACGCAAGAGTACGTTCGAAATAAGATTGTCGATTACATGAACGAGTTGATTCGCCTTGGAGTTTCTGGATTTCGCATTGATAGTGCAAAACACATGTGGCCATCTGATttagaaataatattttctcgcCTTAACAATTTAAATGTGGATTTTGGTTTTGCCTCCAATTCCAGACCGTTTATCTATCATGACCTAAAAGATTCCGGAACAGACACAGATACAATGGGTCGATGGGAATACACACACTTGGGAATGATAACGGAATTTGCTGTGCCAGGAGAGCTTGGGCGAGCTTTCCGAGGTAAAATCAAGTTAAAATATCTGAGAAATTTTGGTCCACAGTGGAATTTCTTGCCCTCGAAGTGTGCAATCGCTTTTGTAGAGGATCATGAACTGCAAAGAGGACTTGGTATGGGTAGTGGGCCGGATATTTTAACGAATAAAAATGGTAAATCGTATAAAATGGCAATAGCGTTTTTGCTCGCACACCCATATGGAACGGCTCGTCTGACAAGTTCTTACAATTTTCGTCATGTCGATGACGGTCCCCCATCAAATATGTTTGGTGAAATTGAGTCGCCTATCACCAGTGATAAAGACGATAGATGCCAACACGGATGGGTGTGTGAACATCGTTGGAACTCAATAGCAAACATGGTCAGATTTCGTAATGAAGTGTACGGCAGTAGTTACAGTAATTGGTGGGATAATAATGGAAAGCAGGTAGCTTTCAGTCGAGGCGAGAAAGGATTTACTGTTTGGAATCTTGATGACTACGATCTGAAAGAAAACATGCAGACTTGCTTGCCTGCTGGCACTTATTGCGATGTAATTTCTGGtacgaaaaatcaaaacaaatgcACTGGAACCAAGGTAGAAGTAAATGAGGAAGGTATTGCCCATATATTTTTGTCGAGTGATGATGCTAATGGAGTAATGGCAATTCATACCGGCGCTGTATTAGG TTTGCTTGAAATCTTCTTTCGAAAAAGTAATTTCAATGTATTGGAAAACGGACTGCTTTAA
- the LOC119071114 gene encoding alpha-amylase 2-like isoform X2 produces the protein MHTIRQIILLSFAFIRTNGQHNPNFKHNRRAIVQLFEWKFADVANECETFLGKHNFGGVQVSQVNENIIIKGRPWCERLQPMSFKILTRSGNSHEFLDMTRRCEKVGVRVYVDIVINHMAAAQTEMIGTAGSTATYKNYPSAGYTEKDFHRTCSIQSYFDAFQVRNCELIGMPDLNHGSQYVRSKIVSFMNYLIDLGAAGFHVLHCKHMWPNELNDIYDALNNLREDFDFEPGARPFIMQEVLDFGEEPVSKTEYTSFGVVTEFLYSRDLSQIFGDGNNLTELFKLGPELGFLQSDDSLVDNHDTQRAFSSNDKMSLNFKSRKRYIMANAFLLAYPFGTIRLMSSYNFSEYDIQQGPPMDENEKILSVTLDDDGNCENGWICEHRWKPIVQMVNFRVNVHGTSITKRRVFDWNTVGFCREDKGFIVFTSRNFSSLVGNLIFVCVPEGKYCDVIAGYDENGNCLSIVDVDSESEAILFKTEGSNNNGILAVHVGSRLD, from the exons ATGCATACTATTcgtcaaattattttattatctttCGCTTTCATACGGACTAATGGTCAACATAATCCAAACTTTAAGCACAATCGCAGAGCTATTGTACAACTTTTCGAATGGAAATTTGCTGACGTTGCTAACGAATGCGAGACCTTTCTCGGTAAACACAACTTTGGCGGCGTTCAA GTGTCACAAGTGAATGAGAATATAATAATTAAAGGTCGACCTTGGTGTGAACGTCTACAGCCGATgtcgtttaaaattttaacaagatcGGGAAATTCTCATGAATTTCTCGACATGACCAGACGATGTGAAAAAGTAGGAGTTCGTGTCTATGTGGACATCGTGATTAATCATATGGCTGCAGCTCAAACAGAAATGATCGGAACGGCCGGATCTACTGCTACGTATAAAAATTATCCGAGTGCGGGATACActgaaaaagattttcatcGGACCTGCTCGATCCAAAGTTATTTTGATGCGTTTCAAGTGCGTAACTGTGAATTAATTGGAATGCCAGATTTGAATCATGGATCGCAGTATGTGCGTAGCAAAATTGTAAGCTTTATGAACTACTTGATCGATTTAGGAGCTGCTGGATTCCATGTGTTACATTGCAAACACATGTGGccgaatgaattgaat GACATCTACGATGCATTGAACAATTTACGGgaagattttgattttgaaccTGGAGCTCGGCCTTTCATAATGCAAGAAG TTCTTGACTTTGGTGAGGAGCCCGTATCTAA AACTGAATACACAAGTTTCGGTGTTGTGACGGAGTTCCTCTACTCCAGAGATCTATCGCAAATTTTCGGAGATGGAAACAACCTTACTGAGTTGTTTAAACTAGGTCCAGAGCTTGGATTTCTACAATCAGACGATTCATTA GTTGACAACCACGACACACAAAGAGCATTTAGTTCAAATGATAAAATGTCGTTAAACTTCAAATCGAGAAAGAGATACATAATGGCTAACGCCTTTTTGTTAGCCTATCCATTCGGTACGATTCGCTTAATGAGCTCCTACAATTTTAGCGAATATGACATTCAGCAAGGTCCACCGATGGACGAAAACGAGAAAATACTTTCGGTCACTCTTGACGACGATGGAAATTGTGAAAACGGTTGGATATGTGAACATCGATGGAAACCCATCGTGCAAATGGTTAATTTTCGAGTGAATGTTCATGGCACAAGTATAACGAAACGGAGAGTATTTGACTGGAACACTGTCGGTTTTTGTCGGGAAGACAAaggatttattgtttttaccAGCAGGAACTTTAGTTCTTTAGTTGGAAATCTAATTTTCGTATGTGTGCCTGAGGGAAAGTATTGTGATGTGATTGCAGGATatgatgaaaatggaaattgtttgAGTATAGTTGATGTGGATAGTGAGAGCGAggcaattttatttaagacCGAAGGCAGTAATAACAACGGAATTTTAGCCGTTCATGTTGGATCACGGCTTGATTAA
- the LOC119071114 gene encoding alpha-amylase 2-like isoform X1, whose amino-acid sequence MHTIRQIILLSFAFIRTNGQHNPNFKHNRRAIVQLFEWKFADVANECETFLGKHNFGGVQVSQVNENIIIKGRPWCERLQPMSFKILTRSGNSHEFLDMTRRCEKVGVRVYVDIVINHMAAAQTEMIGTAGSTATYKNYPSAGYTEKDFHRTCSIQSYFDAFQVRNCELIGMPDLNHGSQYVRSKIVSFMNYLIDLGAAGFHVLHCKHMWPNELNDIYDALNNLREDFDFEPGARPFIMQEVLDFGEEPVSKTEYTSFGVVTEFLYSRDLSQIFGDGNNLTELFKLGPELGFLQSDDSLVFVDNHDTQRAFSSNDKMSLNFKSRKRYIMANAFLLAYPFGTIRLMSSYNFSEYDIQQGPPMDENEKILSVTLDDDGNCENGWICEHRWKPIVQMVNFRVNVHGTSITKRRVFDWNTVGFCREDKGFIVFTSRNFSSLVGNLIFVCVPEGKYCDVIAGYDENGNCLSIVDVDSESEAILFKTEGSNNNGILAVHVGSRLD is encoded by the exons ATGCATACTATTcgtcaaattattttattatctttCGCTTTCATACGGACTAATGGTCAACATAATCCAAACTTTAAGCACAATCGCAGAGCTATTGTACAACTTTTCGAATGGAAATTTGCTGACGTTGCTAACGAATGCGAGACCTTTCTCGGTAAACACAACTTTGGCGGCGTTCAA GTGTCACAAGTGAATGAGAATATAATAATTAAAGGTCGACCTTGGTGTGAACGTCTACAGCCGATgtcgtttaaaattttaacaagatcGGGAAATTCTCATGAATTTCTCGACATGACCAGACGATGTGAAAAAGTAGGAGTTCGTGTCTATGTGGACATCGTGATTAATCATATGGCTGCAGCTCAAACAGAAATGATCGGAACGGCCGGATCTACTGCTACGTATAAAAATTATCCGAGTGCGGGATACActgaaaaagattttcatcGGACCTGCTCGATCCAAAGTTATTTTGATGCGTTTCAAGTGCGTAACTGTGAATTAATTGGAATGCCAGATTTGAATCATGGATCGCAGTATGTGCGTAGCAAAATTGTAAGCTTTATGAACTACTTGATCGATTTAGGAGCTGCTGGATTCCATGTGTTACATTGCAAACACATGTGGccgaatgaattgaat GACATCTACGATGCATTGAACAATTTACGGgaagattttgattttgaaccTGGAGCTCGGCCTTTCATAATGCAAGAAG TTCTTGACTTTGGTGAGGAGCCCGTATCTAA AACTGAATACACAAGTTTCGGTGTTGTGACGGAGTTCCTCTACTCCAGAGATCTATCGCAAATTTTCGGAGATGGAAACAACCTTACTGAGTTGTTTAAACTAGGTCCAGAGCTTGGATTTCTACAATCAGACGATTCATTAGtattt GTTGACAACCACGACACACAAAGAGCATTTAGTTCAAATGATAAAATGTCGTTAAACTTCAAATCGAGAAAGAGATACATAATGGCTAACGCCTTTTTGTTAGCCTATCCATTCGGTACGATTCGCTTAATGAGCTCCTACAATTTTAGCGAATATGACATTCAGCAAGGTCCACCGATGGACGAAAACGAGAAAATACTTTCGGTCACTCTTGACGACGATGGAAATTGTGAAAACGGTTGGATATGTGAACATCGATGGAAACCCATCGTGCAAATGGTTAATTTTCGAGTGAATGTTCATGGCACAAGTATAACGAAACGGAGAGTATTTGACTGGAACACTGTCGGTTTTTGTCGGGAAGACAAaggatttattgtttttaccAGCAGGAACTTTAGTTCTTTAGTTGGAAATCTAATTTTCGTATGTGTGCCTGAGGGAAAGTATTGTGATGTGATTGCAGGATatgatgaaaatggaaattgtttgAGTATAGTTGATGTGGATAGTGAGAGCGAggcaattttatttaagacCGAAGGCAGTAATAACAACGGAATTTTAGCCGTTCATGTTGGATCACGGCTTGATTAA
- the LOC119071114 gene encoding alpha-amylase 2-like isoform X3 — protein MHTIRQIILLSFAFIRTNGQHNPNFKHNRRAIVQLFEWKFADVANECETFLGKHNFGGVQVSQVNENIIIKGRPWCERLQPMSFKILTRSGNSHEFLDMTRRCEKVGVRVYVDIVINHMAAAQTEMIGTAGSTATYKNYPSAGYTEKDFHRTCSIQSYFDAFQVRNCELIGMPDLNHGSQYVRSKIVSFMNYLIDLGAAGFHVLHCKHMWPNELNDIYDALNNLREDFDFEPGARPFIMQEVLDFGEEPVSKTEYTSFGVVTEFLYSRDLSQIFGDGNNLTELFKLGPELGFLQSDDSLVFVDNHDTQRAFSSNDKMSLNFKSRKRYIMANAFLLAYPFGTIRLMSSYNFSEYDIQQGPPMDENEKILSVTLDDDGNCENGWICEHRWKPIVQMVNFRVNVHGTSITKRREL, from the exons ATGCATACTATTcgtcaaattattttattatctttCGCTTTCATACGGACTAATGGTCAACATAATCCAAACTTTAAGCACAATCGCAGAGCTATTGTACAACTTTTCGAATGGAAATTTGCTGACGTTGCTAACGAATGCGAGACCTTTCTCGGTAAACACAACTTTGGCGGCGTTCAA GTGTCACAAGTGAATGAGAATATAATAATTAAAGGTCGACCTTGGTGTGAACGTCTACAGCCGATgtcgtttaaaattttaacaagatcGGGAAATTCTCATGAATTTCTCGACATGACCAGACGATGTGAAAAAGTAGGAGTTCGTGTCTATGTGGACATCGTGATTAATCATATGGCTGCAGCTCAAACAGAAATGATCGGAACGGCCGGATCTACTGCTACGTATAAAAATTATCCGAGTGCGGGATACActgaaaaagattttcatcGGACCTGCTCGATCCAAAGTTATTTTGATGCGTTTCAAGTGCGTAACTGTGAATTAATTGGAATGCCAGATTTGAATCATGGATCGCAGTATGTGCGTAGCAAAATTGTAAGCTTTATGAACTACTTGATCGATTTAGGAGCTGCTGGATTCCATGTGTTACATTGCAAACACATGTGGccgaatgaattgaat GACATCTACGATGCATTGAACAATTTACGGgaagattttgattttgaaccTGGAGCTCGGCCTTTCATAATGCAAGAAG TTCTTGACTTTGGTGAGGAGCCCGTATCTAA AACTGAATACACAAGTTTCGGTGTTGTGACGGAGTTCCTCTACTCCAGAGATCTATCGCAAATTTTCGGAGATGGAAACAACCTTACTGAGTTGTTTAAACTAGGTCCAGAGCTTGGATTTCTACAATCAGACGATTCATTAGtattt GTTGACAACCACGACACACAAAGAGCATTTAGTTCAAATGATAAAATGTCGTTAAACTTCAAATCGAGAAAGAGATACATAATGGCTAACGCCTTTTTGTTAGCCTATCCATTCGGTACGATTCGCTTAATGAGCTCCTACAATTTTAGCGAATATGACATTCAGCAAGGTCCACCGATGGACGAAAACGAGAAAATACTTTCGGTCACTCTTGACGACGATGGAAATTGTGAAAACGGTTGGATATGTGAACATCGATGGAAACCCATCGTGCAAATGGTTAATTTTCGAGTGAATGTTCATGGCACAAGTATAACGAAACGGAGA GAACTTTAG